Within the Emticicia oligotrophica DSM 17448 genome, the region CAGGATTACCTTGATAAATCGTGTAAGATTCTAATGATTTATTCGCTACAGAATTTACTGATAGTACTGCGTGTGAATGACAAGTTAAGCCCCCACAAACCACTGCTTTAGCTCCAATCCAAACACCTTCTTCAATAGTGATATCTTTTACAATAAGGTCAAAATTAGATTTGGAGTAGTCATGATTTCCTGATAGAAGTAACGCTCCTTGCGAAATACAAACATTATCTCCAATCACAACTTTGCCTAAATTATCAATCCAAACTTCTTCTCCAATCCAAACATAATTACCAATTGTTAAATTCCAAGGATATTTAATATTGACTTTGGGTTTGATTGTTATGTTTTTCCCAATATTTGCCCCAAAAAAAATGAGTAGTCGCCTTTTTATTGAAGATGGGATTAAGAGATAAGAATTGAAAAAAATTGCATTGGTCATGTACCACAGTAAAGAAGTTAATTTTCCTCTTGTTAAAGTTGATTGTTTATACCAATCATTATTGTATTTTGATAAATCTGTTTTATCCATTTAAGACGTTTAAATTTCAAAAGAGTTACATTTTTTTTAATTAGTTTTACGCATTTTGAAGTTTTGAAATCAAAAGACTACTTTTGGCTCTACCTTCTTCTAATCGGTCAGATAAGTAGGTTTTGGTGGCTTCAAAGTGTTTTCGGTAACTTTCTTTGTCCCCCATTTC harbors:
- a CDS encoding WcaF family extracellular polysaccharide biosynthesis acetyltransferase, which codes for MDKTDLSKYNNDWYKQSTLTRGKLTSLLWYMTNAIFFNSYLLIPSSIKRRLLIFFGANIGKNITIKPKVNIKYPWNLTIGNYVWIGEEVWIDNLGKVVIGDNVCISQGALLLSGNHDYSKSNFDLIVKDITIEEGVWIGAKAVVCGGLTCHSHAVLSVNSVANKSLESYTIYQGNPAQKVRIREMPLDK